One stretch of Segatella copri DNA includes these proteins:
- the nadB gene encoding L-aspartate oxidase — protein MVYKYDFLIIGSGVAGMSYALKVARAHKGKVCMICKTSLDEANTSFAQGGVASVTNLEVDNFDKHIQDTMIAGDYISDYKAVKQVVTMAPEQIKELVQWGVNFDKQQDGKFDLHREGGHSEFRILHHADDTGAEIQRGLMEAVRNCPDIDIKENHFAVEIITQHHLGARVTRRTPYINCYGAYVLNPDTQKVDTYLSKVTVMCTGGCGAVYQTTTNPVIATGDGEAMVYRAKGTVADMEFVQFHPTALYHPGETHPAFLITEAMRGYGGILRLPNGESFMEKYDKRLSLAPRDIVARAIDKEMKIHGLDHVCLDVTHKNPEETKRHFPNIYAKCLSIGIDITKEYIPVRPAAHYMCGGIKVDLNGCSSINRLYALGECSCTGLHGGNRLASNSLIEAVVYAETAAKHSIEHVDEYDFNEKVPAWNDEGTLTNEEKVLITQSVKEVGECMSNYVGIVRSDLRLKRAWDRLDLLYEETENLFKRVKVSKELCELRNMINVGYLITRMAIERKESRGLHYTIDYPVHAYDKK, from the coding sequence ATGGTTTATAAGTATGATTTTCTGATTATCGGCTCAGGAGTTGCCGGTATGAGTTACGCCCTGAAAGTAGCCAGAGCGCATAAAGGTAAGGTGTGTATGATTTGCAAAACCTCTCTCGACGAGGCTAACACGTCATTCGCACAAGGTGGTGTGGCGTCAGTTACCAACTTGGAAGTGGATAACTTCGACAAGCACATACAGGATACAATGATTGCTGGTGATTATATCAGCGATTATAAAGCAGTGAAGCAGGTTGTCACCATGGCACCGGAGCAGATCAAGGAGCTCGTGCAGTGGGGCGTCAACTTCGATAAGCAGCAGGACGGCAAGTTCGACCTACACCGTGAGGGCGGTCACAGCGAGTTCCGCATCCTTCATCATGCCGATGATACGGGTGCAGAAATCCAGCGCGGTCTGATGGAGGCTGTGCGCAACTGTCCGGATATCGATATCAAGGAAAATCATTTCGCCGTGGAGATTATCACTCAGCACCACTTGGGTGCCCGTGTTACCCGCCGCACTCCTTATATCAACTGTTATGGTGCATACGTATTGAATCCTGATACCCAGAAGGTGGATACCTATCTGAGTAAGGTTACCGTGATGTGTACCGGTGGATGTGGTGCTGTTTATCAGACTACCACCAACCCTGTCATCGCTACGGGTGATGGCGAGGCGATGGTATACCGTGCCAAGGGAACTGTAGCCGACATGGAGTTTGTCCAGTTCCACCCAACCGCTCTTTATCATCCGGGCGAAACCCATCCTGCCTTCCTCATCACCGAGGCGATGCGTGGATACGGTGGCATCTTGCGTCTGCCTAACGGCGAAAGTTTCATGGAGAAATATGACAAGCGATTGAGTCTGGCTCCTCGTGACATCGTGGCTCGTGCCATCGATAAGGAGATGAAGATTCACGGATTGGATCATGTCTGTCTCGATGTAACCCATAAGAATCCAGAGGAGACCAAGCGTCACTTCCCTAATATCTACGCCAAGTGTCTGAGCATCGGCATCGACATCACCAAGGAGTATATCCCTGTTCGTCCTGCCGCTCACTATATGTGTGGTGGCATCAAGGTAGATTTGAACGGCTGTTCAAGCATCAACCGTCTCTATGCCCTGGGCGAGTGTTCATGCACCGGTCTGCATGGCGGTAACCGTCTTGCCAGCAACTCGCTCATCGAGGCTGTGGTTTATGCCGAGACTGCTGCCAAGCACAGTATTGAACATGTAGATGAGTACGACTTCAATGAGAAGGTACCAGCATGGAATGATGAAGGTACTTTGACCAACGAAGAGAAGGTGCTGATTACACAGAGCGTGAAAGAGGTGGGCGAATGCATGAGCAACTATGTAGGCATCGTGCGCAGCGACCTCCGTCTGAAGCGAGCATGGGACCGCCTCGATCTTCTCTACGAAGAGACAGAAAACCTCTTCAAGCGTGTAAAGGTAAGCAAGGAACTCTGCGAGCTCCGCAACATGATCAACGTGGGTTATCTCATCACCCGCATGGCGATAGAACGCAAGGAGAGCCGTGGTCTCCACTATACCATCGACTACCCTGTTCATGCTTACGACAAGAAATAA
- a CDS encoding helix-turn-helix domain-containing protein: protein MAKHLNPLEKEFLIRKFKGNSKVKLGDFCRANNVSETSFKKWLKQYEEAGIEGLARADAEIGNILPEGIDKTKEGYKREILRLRIENERLKKKYLVRQNEDGQTEYVRLKMKSSK from the coding sequence ATGGCAAAGCATTTAAATCCATTGGAAAAGGAGTTCTTGATTCGTAAGTTCAAGGGAAACTCCAAAGTTAAGCTCGGTGATTTCTGCAGGGCAAACAATGTCTCGGAAACTTCTTTTAAGAAGTGGCTGAAGCAATATGAAGAAGCAGGCATAGAGGGGTTGGCTCGTGCTGATGCTGAGATTGGGAACATACTTCCTGAGGGCATTGACAAAACCAAGGAGGGGTATAAGCGAGAAATCCTACGCTTGCGTATTGAGAATGAACGGCTCAAAAAAAAATATCTGGTGAGGCAGAACGAGGATGGGCAAACGGAGTATGTTCGTTTAAAAATGAAGAGTTCAAAATAG
- the dacB gene encoding D-alanyl-D-alanine carboxypeptidase/D-alanyl-D-alanine endopeptidase, translating to MKKIIYMMLGLMMVWISVPVQAQNVIEDEGIETVDEEDVSDSTLVDSLAADTLTQKLPWPESVKVGIDKLLESKMFETSQVGLMVWDLSADSCIYQRNERQLMRPASTMKLLTAITALDKLGGSYQFKTTLKYTGTIENGVLTGNIYCIGGMDPRFNSDDMSAFVNSLKDMGVDTIRGSIYADRSLKDADLLGEGWCWDDDNPVLSPLVFQRKDIFMDKFLAKLREEGIEYSCFGASEKTCPASAFTVCTRFHTMDQILHKMMKESDNLYAESMYYQIAASTGNKWASAKSARNVERQLIRKIGLDPARYKLADGSGLSLYNYLSAELEVRLLRYAYLNGNIMDHLKHSLPIGGVDGTLKKRMKNSFVHGNVKAKTGTLTGIISLAGYCTAANGHELCFAIINNGIMHGNNARHFADKVCTLLCQP from the coding sequence ATGAAAAAGATAATATATATGATGTTGGGTCTGATGATGGTATGGATATCCGTACCGGTGCAGGCCCAGAATGTGATTGAAGATGAGGGAATAGAAACGGTTGATGAGGAGGATGTTTCCGACTCTACACTCGTTGACTCCCTGGCAGCGGATACGCTGACTCAGAAATTGCCTTGGCCAGAATCGGTGAAGGTGGGTATTGATAAACTCCTTGAAAGCAAGATGTTCGAAACATCACAGGTAGGACTGATGGTCTGGGACCTGTCTGCTGACTCTTGTATCTATCAGAGAAATGAACGACAGCTGATGCGTCCGGCAAGTACGATGAAGCTCCTGACTGCCATTACGGCGCTCGATAAGTTGGGTGGTTCTTACCAGTTTAAAACCACTCTGAAATATACCGGTACCATTGAGAATGGAGTATTGACGGGGAATATCTATTGTATAGGCGGTATGGATCCCCGTTTCAACAGCGATGATATGTCGGCATTTGTCAATAGTCTGAAGGATATGGGTGTTGACACCATCCGTGGCAGCATCTATGCCGACCGCTCTTTGAAGGATGCCGACCTGTTGGGTGAAGGCTGGTGCTGGGATGATGACAATCCGGTGCTTTCGCCACTGGTATTCCAGCGCAAGGACATCTTTATGGATAAGTTTCTTGCCAAGCTCCGTGAGGAAGGCATCGAATATTCCTGCTTTGGGGCTTCAGAGAAGACTTGCCCTGCGAGTGCCTTTACGGTCTGTACCCGATTCCATACGATGGATCAGATTCTGCACAAGATGATGAAGGAGAGTGATAATCTCTATGCCGAGAGCATGTATTATCAGATTGCGGCTTCTACGGGCAATAAATGGGCGAGTGCCAAGAGTGCCCGAAATGTGGAAAGACAGCTTATCCGTAAGATAGGACTCGATCCGGCAAGATATAAACTGGCTGACGGCTCGGGACTTTCGCTCTATAATTATCTCAGTGCCGAACTGGAGGTGAGACTGCTGCGTTATGCTTATCTCAACGGCAACATCATGGACCATCTGAAGCATTCGCTGCCTATCGGTGGAGTTGACGGTACGTTGAAGAAGCGTATGAAGAACAGTTTTGTGCATGGCAATGTGAAAGCAAAGACGGGTACGCTGACGGGCATCATCTCATTGGCGGGTTACTGTACCGCAGCCAATGGTCATGAGCTCTGTTTCGCCATCATCAACAATGGTATCATGCATGGCAATAATGCCAGACACTTTGCAGATAAAGTATGTACTTTGCTCTGCCAACCGTGA
- a CDS encoding IS3 family transposase gives MLSHEYPVKDICKMMGVSRSGYYKWLRREPSSREINREFMVGVVEDIHSEHPTHGYRWVAAYIRINLQLSISDNFSYKCFQYLGIQSQTRHKIHYKPRKVKDKYPNLIYSTWDTVDRPRQVIVSDMTVIKYSWFFFELTMYFDVFTKEILTWHVAERRGHRDQYIDGLNDVINLLKGTDEPTVLHTDQGSVYASLAYNELIKDTLIVRSMSRAGKPTDNPVNESLNGWIKEELFIDFKIETCNSREEFEEALDAYVDYYNEKRPCYAIGYDTPNNYRKRFYKGELPRKDTFGKREANATPKFITERKKMAGNEKNKE, from the coding sequence ATGCTATCGCACGAGTATCCTGTCAAGGATATCTGCAAGATGATGGGAGTAAGTCGGTCGGGGTATTACAAGTGGCTTAGAAGAGAGCCTTCATCCCGTGAGATCAATCGTGAGTTCATGGTGGGTGTGGTTGAGGACATACACTCGGAACACCCTACACATGGCTACAGGTGGGTGGCGGCGTACATAAGAATCAATTTACAGTTGAGTATCAGCGACAATTTCTCTTATAAATGCTTCCAATATCTTGGTATTCAGTCACAAACGAGACACAAGATACATTACAAACCACGTAAGGTAAAGGATAAGTACCCCAACCTCATTTATTCCACGTGGGACACGGTAGACAGACCTCGACAAGTTATCGTCTCTGACATGACAGTCATCAAATACTCTTGGTTCTTCTTTGAGTTGACCATGTATTTCGATGTCTTTACGAAAGAAATCCTAACGTGGCATGTGGCTGAGAGACGTGGACATAGAGACCAGTACATTGATGGGCTAAATGATGTCATCAACCTGTTGAAGGGCACAGATGAGCCAACTGTTCTTCATACGGACCAAGGTAGCGTGTATGCTTCGCTCGCCTATAATGAGCTGATAAAGGACACCTTGATTGTGAGGTCTATGTCCAGGGCAGGAAAGCCTACAGACAACCCTGTGAACGAATCCCTCAACGGATGGATAAAAGAGGAATTGTTCATAGACTTCAAGATTGAGACATGTAATTCAAGAGAGGAGTTCGAGGAGGCCTTGGACGCATACGTGGATTATTACAATGAGAAAAGACCATGTTATGCTATCGGCTATGATACGCCAAATAATTACAGGAAGAGGTTTTATAAAGGGGAGCTTCCAAGAAAGGACACTTTTGGGAAGCGAGAGGCTAATGCAACACCGAAGTTCATCACAGAACGGAAGAAAATGGCTGGAAATGAGAAAAATAAAGAATAA
- a CDS encoding mechanosensitive ion channel family protein: MEEIRKFVDEMITWAGVTGDFVPMLRHILLTITAILLAMLSDFLCRKILVPLISKITDKTDITWDDVLLNKKVLTSACHIVPAVVIWSLMPLIYLEYPIFKEILERATGIYIVVMSVRTVLVFIGSFKGLEDSQERRSSAQQYFHTFCGVLRVLMLFVAAVVVIAILLGKNPMTLFAGLGATSAVLMLVFKDTITGLAAGVRLTSNDMLHKGDWITVKSVDANGIVEDMSLTTVKVRNFDNTIVTISPTTLVNGSFQNWIGMQKSGGRRVKRVVYFDFRSVRLVDETLKRNLLAKHFATEDSFKLKESLQKAIDKDIQEGKDIEDLKNPAALAPTNLQLYRKFMEKYLRQRPEVNTDLTLMVRHMEATQCGLPIEFYFFIKDKVWVNYEHILADIMEHAYALANEFGLKIYEQYPEQ; this comes from the coding sequence ATGGAGGAAATTCGTAAGTTTGTAGATGAAATGATTACATGGGCAGGAGTCACCGGTGATTTTGTGCCCATGCTGCGCCATATCTTGCTCACCATTACTGCCATCCTCTTGGCGATGTTGAGCGATTTTCTTTGTCGCAAGATACTGGTTCCGCTCATCAGTAAGATTACTGATAAGACGGACATCACTTGGGATGATGTGCTGCTGAACAAGAAGGTGCTCACCTCGGCTTGCCATATTGTGCCGGCTGTGGTGATATGGTCGCTCATGCCACTGATTTATCTGGAATATCCGATATTCAAGGAAATATTGGAGCGGGCTACGGGCATCTATATCGTGGTGATGTCGGTGCGTACGGTTCTGGTCTTCATCGGGTCTTTCAAAGGACTGGAGGATTCTCAGGAGCGACGCTCGTCGGCTCAGCAGTATTTCCATACTTTCTGCGGTGTTCTCAGGGTATTGATGCTCTTCGTGGCTGCTGTGGTGGTGATTGCCATCCTGCTAGGCAAAAACCCGATGACCCTCTTTGCCGGTTTGGGTGCTACCTCGGCTGTCCTGATGCTAGTCTTCAAGGATACCATCACGGGATTGGCGGCTGGTGTGCGTCTTACCAGCAATGATATGTTGCATAAGGGCGACTGGATTACGGTGAAGTCGGTGGATGCCAATGGTATCGTTGAGGATATGTCACTCACGACCGTGAAGGTGCGCAACTTTGATAACACCATTGTTACTATTTCGCCTACTACCCTGGTGAACGGTTCGTTCCAGAACTGGATTGGTATGCAGAAGAGTGGTGGACGAAGAGTGAAGCGCGTGGTTTACTTCGATTTCCGTAGTGTCCGTCTGGTGGATGAGACATTAAAACGTAATCTGCTTGCCAAGCATTTCGCCACCGAAGATTCGTTTAAGCTGAAGGAGTCGTTGCAGAAGGCGATAGATAAAGATATACAAGAAGGGAAGGATATTGAGGATTTAAAGAATCCTGCAGCCCTTGCTCCTACCAATCTTCAGCTTTACCGTAAATTCATGGAGAAGTATCTGCGCCAGCGTCCGGAGGTCAATACCGATCTCACATTGATGGTGCGTCACATGGAAGCCACACAATGCGGTCTTCCTATCGAGTTCTATTTCTTCATCAAGGATAAGGTATGGGTAAATTACGAGCATATCCTTGCCGATATCATGGAGCATGCCTATGCCTTGGCGAATGAGTTCGGCCTGAAGATTTACGAGCAATATCCGGAACAGTAA